The Porites lutea chromosome 4, jaPorLute2.1, whole genome shotgun sequence genome contains a region encoding:
- the LOC140934015 gene encoding G-protein coupled receptor 161-like: protein MDPGLDKFFSVLGVLICIVGSVGNLSVLLAFLVQRRLRTKVNGLLVSLVVSGLLLTGISMPLEVELHIRSEFIHGLVTCELIYTTHLIALTSSSLNLLVISIYRYLTIAYPFFMNRVSQNHIALTITVVWLYSGITSFLPLMGWRSVPTSISRNFCNFSLEVEYILFVMSVNWLLPAMLVFVFYGLIFRIARIQAIKILEHQVLAEYERVRSPLIKGAKTLAKIAAVYIICWFPYVINVMITNSLGRHLLPYEVHYTFVFLCYASAAINPILYGWFRNDFREMFSKSTARACSWLREVFQGLVRSFRRIIASLYGDGRESSWQKKEGGYRSHRRRSASGSSSAYQLQTAATVV, encoded by the coding sequence ATGGATCCTGGTCTTGATAAATTTTTCTCTGTTCTCGGTGTTTTGATTTGCATTGTCGGTTCCGTCGGAAATCTATCCGTGCTGCTGGCCTTTCTCGTGCAGCGTCGTCTGAGAACGAAGGTCAATGGCCTTCTGGTGAGTTTGGTTGTCTCTGGTCTCCTGCTAACGGGAATCTCGATGCCTCTTGAGGTGGAACTGCATATTAGATCAGAATTCATTCACGGTCTCGTCACTTGCGAATTGATATACACCACTCACCTTATAGCCTTAACATCTTCGTCGCTTAACCTGCTCGTCATCAGCATCTATCGCTACCTTACTATTGCATACCCGTTCTTCATGAACCGTGTAAGCCAAAACCACATCGCATTAACAATCACAGTTGTTTGGCTCTACTCAGGAATCACTAGTTTTTTGCCATTGATGGGCTGGCGGAGTGTTCCAACAAGTATTTCGcgcaatttttgtaatttttccttAGAGGTCGAATACATTCTTTTCGTCATGAGTGTGAACTGGTTGTTACCGGCGATGctcgtttttgttttctatgGACTGATCTTCCGAATCGCCCGAATTCAAGCCATCAAGATCCTAGAGCACCAAGTGCTGGCGGAATACGAGCGAGTTCGAAGTCCACTCATCAAGGGAGCTAAAACGTTGGCCAAGATTGCTGCTGTCTACATCATATGCTGGTTTCCTTACGTAATTAATGTCATGATCACAAATTCCCTTGGAAGGCATTTGTTACCTTATGAAGTGCATTATACGTTTGTCTTCCTTTGTTATGCGAGCGCTGCGATAAACCCGATTTTGTATGGGTGGTTTCGTAACGATTTCCGAGAGATGTTTAGTAAAAGTACTGCAAGAGCCTGCAGTTGGCTCCGGGAAGTATTCCAAGGCCTCGTTCGCTCGTTTCGTAGGATTATTGCATCTCTTTACGGAGATGGGAGAGAGAGTTCTTGGCAAAAGAAGGAAGGTGGGTACCGCTCGCATCGCAGGCGATCGGCATCTGGAAGTTCTTCAGCTTATCAACTACAAACCGCCGCCACTGTCGTTTGA